A single window of Flavobacterium sp. 140616W15 DNA harbors:
- the surE gene encoding 5'/3'-nucleotidase SurE has translation MNSKKPLILVTNDDGVSAPGIRALISVMSEIGEVVVVAPDKPQSAMGHAITINSTLYLNKLSKDGDPITEYSCSGTPVDCVKLAVNEILKRKPDLCVSGVNHGSNSSINVIYSGTMSAAVEAGIEGIPAIGFSLLDYDWNADFESIKSFIRKITLETLENKLPEGVVLNVNFPKLKESEIKGIKICRQAKAQWVEKFDKRKTPSGKDYYWLSGEFVNQDKGEDTDEWALENGYVSVVPVQFDLTAHHTMQQINNWKWNE, from the coding sequence ATGAATTCAAAAAAACCTTTGATCTTAGTAACCAATGATGATGGTGTTTCGGCTCCTGGAATTAGAGCTTTAATTAGTGTAATGTCTGAAATTGGCGAAGTTGTTGTAGTAGCACCAGACAAACCTCAGAGCGCAATGGGACATGCCATTACCATAAACAGCACTTTATATCTTAACAAATTGTCTAAAGATGGAGATCCGATAACTGAATACAGTTGCTCTGGAACTCCTGTAGATTGTGTAAAACTTGCTGTAAATGAGATCTTAAAACGTAAACCGGACTTATGTGTTTCGGGAGTAAACCATGGATCTAACTCCTCTATAAACGTCATTTACTCTGGAACGATGAGTGCTGCAGTCGAAGCTGGTATTGAAGGAATTCCTGCAATAGGTTTCTCGCTATTAGATTATGATTGGAATGCAGATTTTGAAAGTATTAAATCTTTCATCAGAAAAATCACTCTTGAAACTCTAGAGAACAAACTACCAGAAGGAGTAGTTTTAAATGTAAACTTCCCAAAATTAAAGGAAAGTGAAATTAAGGGGATTAAAATTTGTCGTCAAGCGAAAGCACAATGGGTTGAGAAATTTGATAAAAGAAAAACTCCTTCTGGAAAAGATTACTATTGGCTTTCGGGCGAATTTGTAAACCAAGATAAAGGAGAAGACACTGACGAATGGGCACTTGAAAACGGATATGTATCTGTAGTTCCCGTACAATTTGACCTAACAGCACACCACACAATGCAACAAATTAATAACTGGAAGTGGAATGAATAA
- the lpxB gene encoding lipid-A-disaccharide synthase, whose product MKYYIIAGEASGDLHGSNLMKALYKEDPNAEIRFWGGDLMQKTGGTLVKHYRELAFMGFIEVIFNLKTILSNISFCKKDISQFKPDVLIFIDYPGFNMRIAKWAKTLNYKTHYYISPQIWAWKESRITDIKHDIDKMFVILPFEKSFYEDKHHFPVEFVGHPLIDAIHNQPPFDEATFRKENNLSEKPIIAILPGSRKQEITKMLSVMLSVVNDFKEYQFVIAGAPSQDYSFYQHFVTNDNIKFVSNKTYALLQSSTAALVTSGTATLETALFKVPEVVCYKGSWASYQIAKRIITLKYISLVNLIMDKEVVTELIQDDCSPKRIKEELTKLLEPNYRKALLHNYDLLEEKLGGIGASEKTAKLIVADLK is encoded by the coding sequence ATGAAATACTACATTATTGCTGGAGAAGCCTCAGGCGATTTACATGGTTCAAATTTGATGAAAGCTTTATATAAAGAAGATCCTAATGCCGAAATTCGCTTTTGGGGAGGAGATCTAATGCAAAAAACTGGTGGAACACTAGTAAAACATTATCGTGAGCTTGCCTTCATGGGATTTATAGAAGTAATATTTAATTTAAAGACTATCCTCAGCAATATCTCTTTTTGCAAAAAAGACATCTCTCAATTTAAGCCAGATGTGTTAATCTTCATCGATTATCCTGGTTTTAATATGCGTATTGCAAAATGGGCAAAAACATTAAACTATAAAACTCATTATTATATTTCGCCACAAATCTGGGCTTGGAAAGAAAGCCGTATTACCGATATTAAACATGATATCGATAAGATGTTTGTGATTTTACCTTTCGAAAAAAGTTTCTATGAAGACAAACATCACTTTCCTGTAGAGTTTGTTGGCCATCCATTAATCGATGCCATTCATAACCAACCCCCATTTGATGAAGCTACATTTAGAAAAGAAAATAACTTAAGCGAAAAGCCTATTATTGCAATTTTACCTGGAAGTCGTAAACAAGAAATTACAAAAATGCTATCGGTAATGCTTAGCGTAGTTAATGATTTTAAAGAGTATCAATTTGTAATTGCTGGTGCTCCTAGTCAGGATTATTCTTTCTATCAACATTTTGTAACCAATGATAACATAAAGTTTGTATCAAACAAAACCTATGCTCTATTGCAATCTTCAACCGCAGCTTTAGTTACTTCGGGAACAGCAACATTAGAAACTGCTCTTTTTAAAGTACCTGAAGTGGTTTGCTACAAAGGAAGTTGGGCATCTTACCAAATAGCAAAACGTATTATTACTCTTAAATATATTTCGTTGGTAAATTTAATCATGGATAAAGAAGTAGTCACCGAACTTATTCAAGATGATTGCTCTCCAAAACGAATTAAAGAGGAATTAACTAAGTTATTAGAACCTAATTATCGTAAAGCACTTTTACACAACTATGATTTATTAGAAGAAAAACTTGGCGGAATTGGTGCAAGCGAAAAGACAGCAAAATTAATTGTAGCCGATTTGAAATAA
- a CDS encoding C40 family peptidase, with protein sequence MKKLLSILALLLLFASCKSTSSVTTTKKEDNSKAIVKDLIYTASENIGVSYKAGGTTNKGYDCSGLVFTTFNSENIKLPRTSLEQSKIGEVINRNKAKKGDLIFFRTNRSSQINHVGLIVEISSDEIKFIHSSTSKGVIISSTKEPYYRDSYAQVNRILE encoded by the coding sequence TTGAAAAAATTATTATCCATACTAGCTTTATTACTATTATTTGCATCATGTAAATCGACATCGTCTGTCACAACAACTAAAAAAGAAGACAATTCTAAAGCAATCGTAAAAGATTTGATTTATACCGCTTCTGAAAATATTGGTGTGAGTTATAAAGCTGGCGGAACTACAAATAAAGGCTACGACTGTTCGGGATTGGTATTTACTACATTCAATTCTGAAAACATTAAATTACCAAGAACCTCATTGGAACAATCAAAAATTGGGGAAGTTATCAATCGAAATAAAGCCAAAAAAGGCGATTTAATTTTTTTTAGAACCAACAGAAGTTCCCAAATAAACCATGTTGGATTAATTGTAGAAATTAGCAGTGATGAAATTAAATTCATACATTCCTCCACCTCAAAAGGCGTGATTATCTCTTCTACTAAAGAACCATATTATCGTGATTCCTATGCTCAAGTTAATCGCATACTTGAGTAA
- a CDS encoding DUF1266 domain-containing protein — protein sequence MGFFSKILNTFKSIRLNDKNPVNGQELDFLLVGSMYAEQQSAYLNSYETGLNKSDITELVATYWGIYNQNDAVEALQNLHYKNQDDNINIVYKAVEDKQNYVEILKSGLPNDKATFHYYLDLYRKMNNVIPELIEQKIITDFSQLKKTKDSAWNYGRGVFLSRCCYELGYLSEKELKEYIAKSYAGIKSYCSTWQEYTNSYIFGRAIWAGSNNSGMIQIADDLLNNEKSPLKNKKYL from the coding sequence ATGGGATTTTTCTCAAAAATATTAAACACGTTTAAAAGCATCCGATTAAATGACAAAAACCCAGTAAATGGTCAGGAATTAGATTTTTTACTCGTTGGTTCAATGTACGCAGAACAACAATCGGCCTACTTAAATTCATATGAAACAGGTTTAAATAAATCTGATATAACAGAATTAGTAGCAACTTATTGGGGAATTTACAATCAAAACGATGCTGTAGAAGCCCTACAAAACTTACACTATAAAAATCAAGATGACAACATCAATATCGTGTACAAAGCTGTTGAGGACAAACAAAATTATGTAGAAATATTAAAATCAGGTTTGCCTAATGACAAAGCTACTTTTCATTATTACTTAGATTTGTATCGAAAAATGAACAATGTAATACCAGAACTTATAGAACAAAAAATTATTACTGATTTTTCTCAACTAAAGAAAACTAAAGACAGTGCTTGGAACTATGGAAGAGGTGTTTTTTTATCTCGTTGTTGTTATGAACTAGGTTATCTTTCAGAAAAAGAACTTAAAGAATACATTGCTAAATCATATGCAGGTATAAAAAGCTATTGCAGTACTTGGCAAGAGTACACCAATAGTTATATTTTTGGAAGAGCAATTTGGGCCGGGAGTAATAACAGCGGAATGATTCAAATTGCAGATGATTTACTTAACAATGAAAAAAGTCCATTAAAAAATAAAAAGTACTTATAA
- a CDS encoding ComEC/Rec2 family competence protein gives MKVLEFPLARITIGFILGILSTNYLNLSVTFTLVALTVVIVLFYTSYYYTTNKQKRVTYFGITTYLLAFCIGITTQTLHTESFRKNNYTNYQGIYDKPHLIDFIINEKLKSNNYSDRYIATIKQINQKPMSGKMVVNIKKDSTQLNLEIGNCIRIKGQLFKNSAPKNPNQFDYSNYLDKKNIYAQLYIQRSDIAISAQIEKDIWYYAARIRTKIIQNLEKNGFNKTEMNVALALILGQQQDISPEIIKDYQYAGVTHILSVSGLHVGYILIFITYILKPIPNTQKGSLIKLITIIVSLFAFAVISGFSPSVLRSVVMFSFVALGIHLRRSVNIYHTLLVSIFFLLLFEPAFIFDVGFQLSYLALFFIIWLQPILKKLWSPKHKFTTAIWNALTVSFAAQIGTLPICLYYFHQFPGLFFVANIVIIPFLSVIMILGIIVMILAAFNSAPTLLVLLLEKSIFYLNKIINIVASFEGFIIRDISFNNYLLISSYLLIITGVIWLKKPSFTKLTVTLSSIILLQISFILNQKKAETQNEWIVYNLPKNSQITERTGKSVTLFTTDTTLNNASNNYSLTSYLVGNFGNLTSKEKLKNTAYFKGNKILIIDSSGIYSKKIKPDIIMIIQSPKINFERLLKTTQPKMVIADATNYKSIQVYWRKTCMNKKIPFHSTAEKGFYKLD, from the coding sequence ATGAAAGTATTAGAATTTCCTTTAGCAAGAATAACAATTGGCTTCATCCTAGGTATTTTATCCACAAACTATCTAAACCTTTCGGTCACTTTTACATTAGTAGCACTTACTGTTGTAATTGTCCTATTTTATACTTCTTATTATTACACAACAAATAAACAAAAGAGAGTAACTTACTTTGGAATTACGACCTATCTCTTAGCCTTTTGTATCGGAATTACAACTCAGACTCTACATACCGAATCATTCAGAAAAAACAATTACACCAACTATCAAGGCATTTACGACAAACCACATTTAATAGACTTTATAATTAACGAAAAATTAAAAAGTAATAATTATAGTGATAGGTACATAGCCACAATAAAGCAAATTAACCAAAAACCCATGTCGGGTAAAATGGTGGTAAACATAAAAAAAGATAGTACTCAATTAAATTTAGAAATAGGAAATTGCATTCGCATTAAAGGACAATTATTTAAAAATAGCGCTCCAAAAAACCCAAATCAATTTGACTATAGTAACTATTTAGATAAAAAAAATATCTATGCGCAATTATATATTCAAAGAAGTGATATAGCTATAAGCGCACAAATAGAGAAAGACATTTGGTACTATGCGGCACGAATACGAACAAAAATCATCCAGAATCTTGAGAAGAATGGTTTTAACAAAACTGAAATGAATGTAGCTCTTGCTCTTATTTTAGGCCAACAACAAGATATATCTCCCGAAATAATCAAAGATTATCAATACGCAGGTGTTACACATATATTATCTGTTTCGGGGCTACATGTTGGCTATATATTAATTTTTATAACTTATATCTTAAAACCAATCCCTAATACCCAAAAAGGATCATTGATAAAGCTCATTACAATCATAGTTTCATTATTTGCTTTTGCAGTAATTTCAGGATTTTCACCATCAGTATTACGATCTGTAGTAATGTTTTCGTTTGTAGCACTGGGGATTCATTTAAGAAGAAGTGTAAATATTTACCATACGTTATTGGTTTCGATATTCTTTTTACTCCTTTTTGAACCTGCTTTTATATTTGATGTAGGATTCCAGTTAAGTTATTTAGCCTTGTTTTTTATTATTTGGCTACAACCAATATTAAAAAAATTATGGTCACCAAAACATAAATTCACAACCGCAATTTGGAATGCTCTTACAGTCTCATTTGCCGCACAAATAGGAACTTTGCCAATATGCCTGTATTATTTTCATCAATTTCCTGGGCTGTTTTTTGTTGCCAATATAGTAATTATACCTTTTTTAAGTGTCATTATGATTTTAGGAATTATAGTAATGATTTTGGCGGCATTTAATAGTGCACCTACATTACTTGTACTGCTACTAGAAAAAAGCATTTTTTACTTAAATAAAATAATAAACATCGTTGCATCGTTCGAAGGTTTCATAATACGTGATATTTCGTTTAATAATTACTTACTAATTTCATCTTACCTCTTAATAATAACTGGAGTTATTTGGCTAAAGAAACCCTCTTTTACAAAACTAACAGTGACTCTAAGCTCAATAATACTACTGCAAATTTCATTTATTCTAAATCAAAAAAAAGCAGAAACACAAAATGAGTGGATCGTTTACAATCTTCCCAAAAATTCTCAAATTACAGAAAGAACAGGTAAATCAGTAACTTTATTTACAACAGATACTACTTTGAATAACGCATCTAATAATTACTCTTTAACTTCTTATTTAGTAGGTAACTTTGGGAATCTAACTAGTAAAGAGAAACTAAAAAACACAGCTTATTTTAAAGGCAATAAAATCTTAATTATAGATAGTAGTGGAATATATTCTAAAAAAATAAAACCGGATATTATAATGATAATACAATCGCCGAAAATAAATTTTGAAAGATTACTAAAAACAACCCAACCAAAAATGGTTATTGCTGATGCTACAAACTACAAATCAATACAAGTATATTGGAGAAAAACCTGTATGAATAAAAAAATC